DNA from Brassica napus cultivar Da-Ae chromosome C4, Da-Ae, whole genome shotgun sequence:
aTTTAACACGGATGAGATGGGGTTTTATCCGACACtgaattgaaaagaaaagagttgaccaaaaaaagagtgaagaagacgcAGTCGCTTCACTGAAGTTGGGTTTCTTCCACGGAACAGTGTCGGAATCCATTGCTATGTCTCTTCATTTCCAGGTTTTTCCATCTgggcaaaaaaagaaagaaatttacGATGACATTGTAGTTACAGTTATACTCTCTCCATAGCAAATCTGTAAGCTCCTCAATCCATCGATGCTTCGTCTAAACACCTTCTTGTATCTGTTTCTGGGTTTTGTCTCCATCCATCTAATGGAGACTGCGTCTGTATGAGAGAAAAAAAGTCAGTTCCTTTGCTGTTTTGAGTGATCCGAGCTGCAATGAGAATACTCAGTCGATTGGAGAGATTTGACATCCGCAGATTGCTGTCGGGCATGATCGTTACCGTTGGTTTAATTGTTCTACTTGTTCTGTGTTTCGGTATCCCCTGTCGCAATGCTTTTTGCTCGTCTCCGGTTAAGGTTTCAGGAATTGTAGCTAATCCCAGCGAAGTGGTTAAAACAAAGATGAATCACTCTAGTGAGTATGAAGAGGGGACAAGAAACAATGATTCCTCTAGAGAAAATGTTGTTGCAATCAGCAATGTAAAAGTAGAGCTTAATGCATCTCTTATCCCTTCACCAAATGTATCACTGGGGAAGCCTGAAATGGCGGTTGATAGTTCGGTTTTGGTTAGGAGTAATGATGATAGTAGAGAAAGTAATGTTTTGCCTATTATGAGAAGACATAAGCAAGTGGCTGCTACAGTCTCGATATCTCAGATGAACTCATTGCTGATCCAAAGTCTCCCTTCTTCTCATTCCCCTGTAAGAGTCTTCTTCATTGTTGACTTTTCTCATCTAAGGCTTTGTTTATTAGACAAGGTAAGTAATGTTTTCTCTAatgtgttgatttttttttttttttttggatatgcagaAGCCTCGTTGGTCATCTGCTCGAGACTCTGAAATGCTCTCTGCCAAATCCGAGATTGAGAATGCTTCTGTTGTTCATGAGTCTCTTGGACTCGATGCTTCCATTTATCGAAATATCTCCAAGTTCCTAAGGTAAGCTGTTGAGACTTTGGTATGTTTGGAGTAGGATTGGTGATATGTCAAAAGACTCACAGTGTGTTGTTACTTAATACTTATCTAGGAGTTACGACTTGATGGAGAGGAAACTTAGAGTTTATGTGTATAAGGAAGGAAAGAAACCTATATTCCATAGGCCAATGCCTCGAGGAATTTACGCTTCAGAAGGTTGGTTCATGAAACTCATGGAAAGCAACAAGAAGTTTCTCGTAAAAGACCCGAGGAAGGCTCATTTGTTCTACATACCTGTCAGCATTAAAGCTCTCAGGACCTCTCTGGGACAGGACTTTCAGACACCAAAGAGTCTTGCAGACCATCTGAAGGAATATGTGGATTTGATAGCAGCAAAGTACAAGTTCTGGAACCGAACTGCTGGAGCCGATCACTTTCTTGTTGCTTGCCATGATTGGGTACaaatctttctctttcttttgccttatatattttatagctTATAGTGAGGTCAAGGAACATTGtttcttcattttattttcagGGCAACAAACTTACAAAGAAGCACATGAGTAACAGTGTCCGAGCACTTTGCAACTCAAATGTTGCACAAGGCTTCAGAATCGGGATCGACACAGCTCTACCGGTCACGTATATACGCTCTGCCGAGTCGCCTATTGAGTACCGAGGAGGCAAAACTCCATCAGAGAGGAAGATTCTTGCATTCTTTGCTGGAAGCATGCATGGATATCTCCGACCGATCCTCGTGCAGCTCTGGGAGAACAAATCACCCGACATGAAGATCCTCGGCCCAATGCCTCGTGACCCTCAAGGCAAGAAACAGTACCGTGAATACATGAAGAGCAGCAGGTACTGTATATGTGCAAGGGGTTATGAAGTGCATACTCCAAGGGTTGTGGAAGCTATAGTCAACGAATGTGTTCCGGTTATCATTGCTGACAACTACGTGCCTCCCTTTTTCGAGGTTCTGAATTGGGAGGAATTCGCGGTGTTTGTAGAGGAGAAAGACATACAGAATCTGAGGAACATTCTGGTGTCTATACCTGAAGAGAGATATATTGGCATGCAAGCTAGGGTAAAGACGGTTCAGCAACATTTCCTGTGGCACAAGAAACCTGTCAAGTTTGATCTCTTTCATATGATTTTGCATTCTGTTTGGCACAGCCGAATTAACAGAATTAAAACCAAGTCAAGGCATTGACTAGAATGTATGTATGCATGTAAGATATCTTGTAAGGGCTTGTTACAACGTTTCTTTTGTAACGTTTTCGAACTTCTAAGTTAGGTAATATTTCAAACTGATGAAGCAAAGCTTTTATAGTAATTGCTCGCTTGGTGttactttcatttttttcatacaAAGTAACAATCCAAAATAGAGTTAGGATAAGCTAATTAATACAATATACACAAAGACACCAGATAGTTAACATCTTAggttttaaaacaacaaaaggCACTGAATCTATGTTAACGATTACATCTAAAAATAGAAACCAATACATTGGATCTAATCTGCTGCCATGATCAAAGAGGTAACCTCATTCAAGAGCTCTACCTTGTCATGTGCACATTTATCTTTCATAGTCTTCAACATCTTTTCAAACTTTTGACATTCAAGTTCATTCGCATGcaacttcttcatcttctcttgtgtttcCTTCTTAGTCTCAGCTGGAACCTTGGtccatttttctttcaaaaaatccataccaagaaagaaagaactttCATCCCAATCAGATTCTTTCTCTACAAGTGGTGCATTCTTCGTATCTCCTCTTTTACTACCTTCTTGGGCCTTCTTACCCATAAGTGAAGAGACCAAGTCACGCTTCTTTGACACTCTCCCCTCACTCTTCTTTAACTTACCGTTAGCAGATTCAAAAGCTATCCCATCAGCTCCCCAAATAGCCTTTGATAACTGAAAACACTTTTGctgatgaggattcaaaatagAAGCCTGCTGTTCACCGCTCTTCTCTTTAGCTGTATATTTGTTGTTCATATGACGAATCTTGTCCCTGAACTGATCCAAGGTAACATCAAAGCTAAAAGAACCCTTCATTGATTCGTAGAGTGAACGCTTATCTTCTAATGGATTCTTCCCTTTGTAATCAACTATGCCTTGTAGCAAAACAATCTCATCTTTCTCACTAAACCGTCTATTCTTAGTTCCCATCTTCTCACCTTTCTTGGCTCGTTTCGAACTCACGTTGCTACTTGAGATCCCTTCACTCAGCCGCTTCCTCCCTGACAGCTGAGCCTCGCCGGAACTCCTCGGTGGAGGATCTTCTGGTTCGTCCTCATCAGAAGAAAAGATGGTGTGCTGGCgcccttcttcatcttcatcttcttgagACGACACGAACTCTATTTCTCTCTCGCCGGCGCTTGAAGATGGGGACGATGGTGGATCTTCGAATGGGTGCTTGAGATTATTTGTCATTGTAGTGTGATTGGCTTTTGCATTCTATGAGTGGTGAAAGCTTTAGTGCTTTTTCTGTACAACAAGTCAAGAACTCACTCTTAACTCTTAAGTTAAAGACTCTTCGGTTTCACAGTGCTTTTTTAACACATtagaagatttttttctttttgtcgtGCACGACAAACTTTAGTTTAGAGCAAGCTAATACTTAGTCTGTTATAAAAGGGGAAAATGGCATTTTAAGTAGAGAGAACGTAGTTTTCTACCGCTTTAAAcactaaagttttttttattaacactTTAGCTTCCAAAATGGTATTTTTATCGTAATAAACctgcaaatatatttttctgttcATAGACAATCGTACTGTTCATTTTAAAAGTCAAAATCATGACGTATCGATTTCTTTTTTAAGGCATTGTACCTTTGGTGTAGTGAATACTACGCTTTTTATATTGCTTTGGCAGTTCGAACAGCTCTTCACCTGGTCTGCTCTCCCACACAGGAAGAATCTTTAACTATCACAGTATAGACAGAGCAATATTAAAGCAAATCAGATTAACTGATAAAACAACGTTGTGTCAATAAATATAAATCCAAAGGAAACATTACAAAAAGCAACacaccttttatttttatttttgaatgaaaacaCTCACCTTTTATAAAAATCATTGTCGTTTACAGGTCCGATACTCTTGCTAAAAATCAGAAACATGAGTGTACCCATTGATTATATTTACTCAaacgtttattttttctaattttcacAAAAAGTTTGAACAAAAGAAGGGGAGACCATATTAACAAAGAACTGGTTTTACAGTCTTCAGGTGATAAAAGAGACAATGTAAGAATGTCAGCAAAAACACTGATCTCAGTGATCAAAGATATCTTGTTAATTTGATGAAAAATTAATCTTAGAGCAAACCTTTGCAGCTTGTGTTCACCACAGGATGCTGAGCAAGAGCCATCCCTGCAGCTTAGCCAACAACGCAGTCATTGTTACACCCTTCGGCTTcacctgtaaaaaaaaaaaaacagctcaGTGATTATAATATGCTGATACGACTTCACAACAATGTACATTCACATTCACCTTCTCGTAGGGTGCATCAAGAGCATCAGTGTTCACTGGATAACCAACACGGAACATTGGAACAGAGAGGCTCTCAATCATGTTTTTGGATACGTCAGATTGCATTGCCGTGAAGGGAACAACAGTTGAACCAGGCAACAGAGGAGGCGAGCTTGAGCTTGTTGTGGTAGCTTTCGCAGCAGCAGCAGGAGGGGGAGGAGGCGGTGGTGCCGCCACGGAGGGAGCGATCCCAGCCGCAGCCTCCACGTCAGAAGCAGTGATCCTACCGAACGGTCCTGTTCCCGCAACGGATCTGATATCCATTCTATGCTGCTTTGCTTGCAAGCTTCTTAGCATACGGCGTCGCTACAGTCTTCCTTGTTCCGTCAGACACTGTCGTCACCGGAGCATGCTGAGCGATCGCCGGCGCAGGAGATGAAGCAGtcagaggaggaggagacggAACAACAACGAGAGAGGCAGAGGAAGATTTCGAGGTGGCTTTGCTCTGAGGTTCTTCGATCTAAGCCTCAGTCTCCGCCAGCAAACCGATCGCAGCCCCCACCGGAGCCGTCTCACCTTCTCCGACGACGATCAAATCGCGTAACGAAATGAAAAAGAGGAAGAGCAAAAAGGGTGTCCCGAAAATGAAAAAGAGGAAGAGCAAAAAGGGTGTCCCGAATCGAGAGAGGAAATTAGGGTTTGAAGATTTGAAGAAGGCGAGCTCGAGTAGGCTTGTTCTCGATTTTCTTCTATCAATAACATGGGCTTCATGGTCCAACTCTACCACgacaaactttaaaaaaatcgCACAGCCCATCTGACGTGGCTAAACTCTTCAACGTGATTGGTCGATTTAATTGTCCTACGTGGACATGCTGTATGGGGAGTATATcctccttttagtattgtatgaTACCAATTCTAACTATTCAAACACTGAACAAAATCGATTATGACTCTGATATCCCTACACCCGAGCCATTTGGGAAAAACTTGGAGGAGTAGGCAACATTTTATAGGTAGATTCGCTAAGATATGATAACTGTCATAATATTTCCTCTTTATAAATGACTCTTTGTAATGAATTTCATCAgatgaaaaaacaaaatgtaGCTAGTTTACCGTGGAGACACAGACGCACTAGCCCAAGTTTGAACGCCTTTCTTCATCTATAAACCTCTCATTTTGAGAGTTTTCAACTTATTTCTAATTGAATCATGGAGACTAGGACGATGACTTGCAGGGGATGCCTTTGAAGAACAGATGACTTTTTTCTACTGCCAACATTGCGGCGTTCGAGGAGACTGACGATATCATCGCAGCCGCCGTCGACAAAGAGGATCATCTACCCGAAGGTACTCGTATTCACAACTCACCATTCACCGTCAATCAACAGCTCCTTCACAAGGTAGATGCTTTACTACTCACAAGAGAAGGTAAGAAGCGGCGGCGTAGCAGAGATACATACCGAGCTTGTGGTAAGTCAGCTTTAAAACTCTCTCCCAATATCGAGCTCTTTAGCTATATCTTTTCATGCTTGTGACCCACGAATATAGTGAGATAGGCACGAGTTTGTATGTCAGATTGGTAATGTCAAGGGGGAGGCTACAACTAGTGAATAAAATGTGCATAAACTGAAACAAAGCTTTATAGTATTTTGCTCATTTGCTGTAACCATTGATCAAAAAGCTCTTCAAACAACATCTTGTTTTGCTTGTGATGCAAAGATATGTTACTTTCAAGTTGTTTTCACACGTAAAAACATCTTCAAAAGAAAttctataatttcaaatatagagttttgggcTCTTCAAAAAGGaactttaaaacttcaaatttgaagtttcatcttcttatttgtattttggtcTTTACAATTACAAATCACATATATAattcttcaaatattttcttgtttatcattttaatcttcaaaatttttatatttcataaatatttcaaattagtttttataaattaattgtttacacataaaatataaagtttcacaactcaaaattttaattttgaaatttaatctttttatttgcattttggtccttacTATTACAAAACACATTTATAATTcctaattatttttcttgtttatcattttaatccttaaattttatatttcataaatatttgaaattagtttttataaatttatatttacacataaaattaatattttatatacatggatctaaattttaaattaagtttcttttgtaatatacttgttgtctaattctagttttaaaatatgaatttaTATTAACAATGATAAATATAAAGACAATAGtgcaaaatacaaataattttgaagtttggtttaaagttttgtttttgaaaaaaatactttcaaacttcaaatatagagttttgaaaacttcaaaataatatttttttttggagatgcttcAAGCAACAATGCTCGGAAAATAGAGAATCATAAGCTAACACACAAACACTCACAAAAGCacaaaagaaagataaaatctTAGGTTTTTTTAATACAACACTTAAAAGCattgaatttaaataaaatccaTAAACATATATAGACGATGATATTGCTATCATTGAGCCGTTGCAACTAAAAAAAGAGAACCCAATAACTAACTATACATGGATCTAATCAGCTGCCATAATCAAAGAGGTAACCTCATTCAACAGCTCTATCTTGTCATGTGCACATTTATCTTTCATAGTCTTCAGCATCTCTTCATATTTTTGACATTCAAGTTCATTGGCATGcaacttcttcatcttctcttgGGTTCCCTTCTTAGTCTCAGAAGGCACCTTGGTCCATTTCTCTTTGAGAAAATCCAAaccaagaaagaaagaactttCATCCCAATCAGTAGATTCTTTCTCAACAAGTGGTGACTTGTCCATATCTTCTCTTTTACTACCTTCTTGAGCATTATTCTTACCCTTACGTGGAGTGACCAAGTCAGGCTTCTTTGTCAATCCCCTCTCACTCTCCTTTGATTCAACAGCTATCCCATCAGCTCCCCAAATAGCCTTTGATAACTGAAAGCACTTTTGTTGATGCGGATTCGAAGCAGAAGCTGCTTGTTCACCGCTCTTCTCTTTggctttatattttcttttcagaTTACGGATTTTGTCCTTGAACTGAACCAAGGTAACATCGAAGCTAAAAGAACCCTTCATTGATTGGTAGAAACTGCGCTTATATTTCAATGGATTCTTCACTTGGGAATCAATTACACCTTGTAACAAAACAATCTCATCTTTCTCACTAAACACTCTCGCAAAAGATGGTGTATTAGTTCCCATCTTCCCACCTTGGGTACAAATTTTCTTGGCTACATTCGAACTCGCGTTGGTTGAGAGACGCTTCTTCCCTGTCAGCTGAGACTCGCTggaaccacagacgtccttctTGGAACCAGATCTCGGTGGAGGATCTTCGGGTTCGTCTTCTTCTGAAGAAAATATGGTATGCAGATGCTGCTGgtcttcttcttcagactctATTTCTTCCTCGCCGGCGCTTGAATATGGGGATGATGGTGGATCTTCGAATGGGTGGTGATTGAGATTATTTGCCATTGTACTGTGATTTGGCTTTTGGATTCTAATTAGTGCCGAAGCTTTAGAGCTTTCAGTACAAGAAGTCAAGAACTCACTCTTagcaaatttaagaaaaattccGACTTAATTCAGGAAGACTCTTCGGTTTGCTTAATCTCCAATTAAGTTAAACTTATTAAAAGCAATTACGTATTTATCAAAAATGAGGAAGATCTAAGACAAATTAAATTtggtgattaaaaaaaaaagacaaattaaTTGAAATATGAAATGTATTTTAGTTTCTatagtaaataattttaattagaaaaaaaagtttctgGTGTAAACCATGTAGAGTATGGAAATACGACCACAACTACACGATGTATATTATAATACATGCTACATATCCGATCTCAAAACAAACATGGTGGCAACATCCCAATCGGTTTgaattgattttgataaaatattttagggTCAATTCGTAATTAAGAAACTTAAAACCGATTAAGGCAAAACCCAACCCGACCCAATACGTAAACCCAACCCGACACAACTCTTttcccccaaatcgattttctTAGGGTTCCAAACCGAAAAAATTGgagattttgaaaaagaaagacCGAGAGAGATTTCAGAGACAGAGAGGGAGTTGTAATTGGGTTTGGTGTAACCGATTCAATTTTGGTGAAATCGAATCTGAATGAGCTAATCGAAGAAATAGGGCGACGATGAGGTAAGAACCTGTGAACCCTTGTTTGTTTACTTCGATGATTGGAATCAATCAATGTCTTTACCATGTTCTAATGGTATTTTATTGATAACAGTGATTCACTGTCAGTGAAGATTAATTGTTTCCACTCGGTGTGTTTAAAATCGAAGATGGAAAGTTAAATTATGTCGATAGTCTTTTCGAGCAGTTCGAAGTCGACGGTGCTGCGGTTTATGAAGAAGTTTGGAAGATCATTGTTAAGATAGTTAGAGTGGGGAGAATGTGGTATAAGTTACCATTTGAGGATATACCAGAGAAGAAGGAATTGCTTGAAaatgatgaaaaaaataaaaaagaagatgatttcTAATGGTCGTTGGTACGAGGAGCTTGATGTCTTCATAGAGAAACCTGAAACTGATGTTCTTACTGGTGATGGTGCCGTGGTGGACGCAGAGACTGGGCACGAACCTGTTGATGACGAGTTTGATGCTGAGCAACAAGATGATAATTCTGATGGTGATCATGAAGCATGAGAAAGTGAAGATGAGTATCAAGCGAGTGATGAATCTGATAAAGAAGAGGATATTGACAAAGATTTTGAAGAGGATCTTGAGATGTTTAAGGATGAGAACTATGAGGATGAGATTGTCGACGAGAATGAGGTATATCCTGACACGGAGCAGCCATCTGATGATGAAGAGGAACAAGCTGAGAGGATGGCTAATAGGGGTGAATTAGATGGTGTTTTTAGTCTTAGGCAGACCTTTTACAGCGGTGAAGATTTCAAGAAGCAAGTGATCAAATATATTCTGAAGACGAGAAGAATTATAGTCTTCAGCAGATGGGAGAAGACAAAGATTGGTGATAAATGCGGTGGTAAAGGCTGTGTGTGGTGTATATACTGCTCAGTAGAGAGACCCATCAAGAAATGGATGGTGAAAGTGTATGTTAACACACATACGTGTCATCCCACAGGGAAGTGTAAACTCATCAAAAGCTTTGCCATTGTTGAAGTTATGTTGGAAAAAAACAGGAAGGAACCTGAAATGAGTTCTCCAATGATTAGAGAAAAGTTTAGGGATCAGTTCAACATCATAATCTCTCTCGAGTAGGCCAAGATTGCGAGCTGTATTGTTCTTGATAAGTTATATGCCGAATGCAATGATCATTTTGCAAGGCTAAGGGACTATGAAATGGAACTATTACggtaacattttttatttaaatatacttATGACTAAATGTTTCTTAATATTGTTTATAGTTAAATGTACTTATGActaaatgttttcatttttttttcaaatgcaGTTCAAATCCTGATAGCAAAATAGAGATcaatacaacaacaaaaccaaatgGAGCGAAAGCATTCCACTCTATGTATATCTGCTTTCACAAAAATCGAGTGGCATGGAAGGAATATTGCAGGCCGTTATTGGATTAGATGGGACATTCCTCAAGCACATCTCTCTGCAAGGACTGATCTCACTGCGATAGGAAGGGATCCCAATAACCAGATATACCCAATAGCATGGGATGTGGTCAACTCTGAGAGCAATGATAATTGGCAATGGTTTATTCACAGGTTGAAGATAGATTTTGGTTTAGGCATGGGTGATCTTGTGACAATCATATCAGATCAGCATAAGGGATTGATTCATGGAGTTGCTGTTGAGTTGCCAAGAGCTGAACATAGAGCTTGTGCTAGGCACACCTACTCtaatttgaagaagaatcaTAATTCTGATACATTGAAGCCACTCTTCTGGTGTATTGCATGTAGATACAACGAGGCTGACTATGAGAAGAGTTTGGACATTTTCAAACAGTTTGATCCACTGGCAGTTGACAATCTTCTGAAGAAGGATCCTTCTACTTGGTGCAGGGCTTTTTTCTGGATAGGTTTGTGTTGTTCTGATACACACAACAACTTCACTGAGTCTTTCAATAGAACTTTGAAGATAGCAAGAAAGAAACCTTTTATTCAGATGTTTGAGTTGATTAGAAGAGATGCAATGCAGAGGATAGCTACTAGATGTAAGACAGCGAAAGATGAGACGGTCTCGTTACAAAGAAGGCGAGGAAGGAGGTTGAAAAGTCTTGTGATGAAGCTAAGCATTGCTATTCTTATCCTAACACATGTGGTGATTATGAGTGTGTTGAATTTGCAAATGGTTACACTGTGAATTTGCCATCTCGTAGCTGCGCTTGTAGGAAATGGGACATGTCTAGAATTCCATGTCGCCATGCTGTATCTGTTATCCGTGAGAACGGTCTCGAGGTTGAAGATTTTATTTCAGATTATTATCTGACATCGCAGTGGCAAGATTTGTACATGAATGGGTTGAGGCCTGTAAATGGTCCAAAGTTTTGGAAGAAATCTGGCGCAGACCGTATTGAAGCAACGTCATACAAGATACTATATGATAACTTGTCAGTGCGATGCTTTGGTCGGGAAATTCAATGTGGCGCCATTTGGTCTTGTCGCACCCATCTGCTTACGATTCTTGGCTCTTTCTCTCTGGTGCCTTCGATGATCGGGTTGGATTTGTGCCTCCTGTGAATTTCTAACTATCTAAAGCGGTTGTCTGTTCTGGAGGATAAGGGGTTCTTGATCTTGTGCGTCTCATTCAAAACTGGTCAATGCCTTCATACATATCCAAGAGCGAGCTCAGGCTTCCTGAGGAGCCTGATCATGATTTCTGTGATGTTATAAACCAAATGGTTTCTGTGTGTGGGAACGAAATTTAGGAGGTTTGGTTTCTGAGGAGCCTGATCATGATGATGAGGTTGATGCAGAGTTACCAGATGTCACGAATGCTTATGCAACTGAAGATCCTCTGAAGAACCTTGAAATGAAATATTATGAGCTTAATGCTGAAACCATTGTTAGAATCTCTTTACAAACACTATCTTCCTGCATGATTTGTTCGTCTTTACAAATACAAACACGCACAAAAGCACTAGAAAGATAAAATCTTAGGTTTTAACACAGCACTTCAAATTAAGGCATTGAATCTAAATAAAACCCATAAACATATATAGAAGATGATATTGCGATCGTAGAGCCATTGCATCTGAAAAGAGAACccaataaactatatatatggaTCTAATCTGCTGCCATGATCAAAGAGGTAACCTCATTCAAGAGCTCTACCTTGTCATGTGCACATTTATCTTTCATAACCTTCAGCATCTCTTCAAATTTTTGACATTCAAGTTCATTAGCATGcaacttcttcatcttctcttgTGTTTTCTTCTTAGTCTC
Protein-coding regions in this window:
- the LOC106406047 gene encoding probable glycosyltransferase At5g03795; protein product: MRILSRLERFDIRRLLSGMIVTVGLIVLLVLCFGIPCRNAFCSSPVKVSGIVANPSEVVKTKMNHSSEYEEGTRNNDSSRENVVAISNVKVELNASLIPSPNVSLGKPEMAVDSSVLVRSNDDSRESNVLPIMRRHKQVAATVSISQMNSLLIQSLPSSHSPKPRWSSARDSEMLSAKSEIENASVVHESLGLDASIYRNISKFLRSYDLMERKLRVYVYKEGKKPIFHRPMPRGIYASEGWFMKLMESNKKFLVKDPRKAHLFYIPVSIKALRTSLGQDFQTPKSLADHLKEYVDLIAAKYKFWNRTAGADHFLVACHDWGNKLTKKHMSNSVRALCNSNVAQGFRIGIDTALPVTYIRSAESPIEYRGGKTPSERKILAFFAGSMHGYLRPILVQLWENKSPDMKILGPMPRDPQGKKQYREYMKSSRYCICARGYEVHTPRVVEAIVNECVPVIIADNYVPPFFEVLNWEEFAVFVEEKDIQNLRNILVSIPEERYIGMQARVKTVQQHFLWHKKPVKFDLFHMILHSVWHSRINRIKTKSRH
- the LOC111197791 gene encoding probable transcription factor At1g66420; translation: MTNNLKHPFEDPPSSPSSSAGEREIEFVSSQEDEDEEGRQHTIFSSDEDEPEDPPPRSSGEAQLSGRKRLSEGISSSNVSSKRAKKGEKMGTKNRRFSEKDEIVLLQGIVDYKGKNPLEDKRSLYESMKGSFSFDVTLDQFRDKIRHMNNKYTAKEKSGEQQASILNPHQQKCFQLSKAIWGADGIAFESANGKLKKSEGRVSKKRDLVSSLMGKKAQEGSKRGDTKNAPLVEKESDWDESSFFLGMDFLKEKWTKVPAETKKETQEKMKKLHANELECQKFEKMLKTMKDKCAHDKVELLNEVTSLIMAAD
- the LOC106406046 gene encoding probable transcription factor At1g66420 yields the protein MANNLNHHPFEDPPSSPYSSAGEEEIESEEEDQQHLHTIFSSEEDEPEDPPPRSGSKKDVCGSSESQLTGKKRLSTNASSNVAKKICTQGGKMGTNTPSFARVFSEKDEIVLLQGVIDSQVKNPLKYKRSFYQSMKGSFSFDVTLVQFKDKIRNLKRKYKAKEKSGEQAASASNPHQQKCFQLSKAIWGADGIAVESKESERGLTKKPDLVTPRKGKNNAQEGSKREDMDKSPLVEKESTDWDESSFFLGLDFLKEKWTKVPSETKKGTQEKMKKLHANELECQKYEEMLKTMKDKCAHDKIELLNEVTSLIMAAD